One Rhodothermus bifroesti DNA window includes the following coding sequences:
- a CDS encoding AP2 domain-containing protein: protein MSNTKGGRKARNVFRIDVRETHGWQVRIQRQNRSYSQFFSDSKYGSPEKAFEAAVAYRDRLLEELPPPIDPTLRLRTPEARQKALAAINRSGIVGVGFSMKMTRQGQRRPYVQGYWTDAEGRRHSTSRSIEAHGLEGALELVCRKLYEVQRPPKLSVEEMVRRALPALQRLYQQALQ, encoded by the coding sequence ATGTCGAACACTAAAGGCGGTAGAAAAGCGCGCAATGTTTTTCGCATTGATGTGCGCGAAACACATGGCTGGCAGGTCCGCATACAACGTCAAAACCGATCCTACTCGCAGTTTTTTTCTGACAGCAAATACGGATCTCCAGAAAAAGCTTTTGAGGCAGCAGTAGCTTACCGCGACCGCCTGTTGGAGGAACTGCCCCCTCCCATTGACCCCACCCTGCGCCTGCGTACCCCAGAAGCCCGTCAGAAAGCATTAGCGGCAATCAATCGCTCAGGTATTGTAGGCGTCGGATTTAGCATGAAAATGACGCGCCAAGGGCAGCGGCGTCCTTACGTGCAAGGTTACTGGACCGATGCAGAAGGCCGTCGTCACTCTACCAGCCGCAGCATTGAAGCCCATGGTCTAGAAGGGGCTTTAGAACTGGTCTGTCGCAAGCTGTACGAAGTTCAGCGTCCTCCGAAGCTCAGCGTTGAAGAAATGGTACGCCGTGCGCTTCCTGCCTTGCAGCGATTGTACCAACAGGCGCTACAATGA
- a CDS encoding glycoside hydrolase family 18 protein, producing the protein MRFYWILGLSLYGLVSACHLNEPAYRVVGYLYGPRMDSIEVFNFNGLTHLNYAFANVLPDGRVVLESAVDSQRLRRVLAARGASKVLLSIGGWSWSDYFSDAALTEQARRRFAESAAALLVAFGLDGLDVDWEYPGQVGEGNVYRPEDRENFTLLLAAVRAELAALAEVHRRPYLLTIAAGVDSTYLAHVEMEQVHPLLDFINLMTYDFHGSWTPHTGHHANLYPSALDPEQFSVDAVVRRYLRAGVPAEKLVIGVPFYGRGWQGVWPEHHGRYQSYEAVVEAPLSFGVLQARYIGREGFVRYWDAEARAPYLWNAKLRVFISYEDAQSLQEKVAYVRARRLGGVMFWEYSADTWGTLRRVLVATEPLLQ; encoded by the coding sequence ATGCGTTTTTATTGGATTTTAGGGCTAAGCCTTTATGGTCTCGTAAGCGCCTGTCACTTGAATGAGCCTGCCTACCGGGTGGTGGGCTATCTTTACGGTCCGCGTATGGATAGTATAGAAGTGTTTAATTTTAATGGTCTTACGCACTTAAACTATGCTTTTGCCAATGTGCTTCCCGATGGTCGGGTGGTTTTAGAGAGCGCGGTTGACAGTCAGCGGCTTCGTCGCGTGTTGGCTGCTCGAGGGGCTTCTAAGGTGTTGCTTTCGATAGGGGGGTGGTCCTGGTCGGATTACTTTTCGGATGCGGCGTTGACGGAACAGGCGCGGCGTCGCTTTGCCGAAAGTGCCGCTGCGTTGCTGGTGGCGTTTGGTCTAGATGGGTTGGACGTGGACTGGGAGTATCCGGGACAGGTGGGTGAGGGTAATGTTTATCGACCAGAAGACCGGGAAAACTTTACGCTTTTGTTGGCTGCTGTGCGGGCTGAGCTAGCGGCATTGGCTGAGGTGCATCGCAGGCCATATCTGCTGACGATTGCAGCCGGCGTGGATTCGACCTATTTGGCTCATGTCGAGATGGAGCAGGTGCATCCGCTACTGGACTTTATAAATTTGATGACCTACGACTTTCATGGAAGCTGGACGCCGCATACGGGTCATCATGCGAATCTTTATCCTTCTGCTTTAGATCCTGAGCAGTTTTCAGTGGATGCTGTCGTTCGGCGCTATCTTCGGGCTGGTGTTCCGGCCGAAAAGTTGGTCATTGGGGTGCCGTTTTACGGGAGAGGTTGGCAGGGGGTATGGCCGGAGCATCATGGGCGCTATCAGTCCTATGAAGCTGTAGTGGAAGCGCCTTTGTCGTTTGGGGTGTTGCAAGCCCGTTATATTGGCCGGGAGGGTTTTGTGCGGTATTGGGATGCGGAAGCGCGTGCGCCGTATTTATGGAATGCAAAGCTCCGGGTGTTTATTTCTTATGAGGATGCCCAGTCCTTGCAGGAGAAAGTGGCCTATGTGCGTGCGAGGCGTCTAGGTGGGGTGATGTTTTGGGAATACAGTGCCGATACTTGGGGCACATTGCGTCGGGTACTGGTTGCAACAGAACCGTTATTGCAATAA